The following is a genomic window from Crossiella equi.
GGCACGGTCACCCGGATCTCGGTGTGCACCGCGCCGCCGTTCGCCTTGCCGGACAACAGGTCCAGGGCGACGTCGGTGCGTTTCTGGTCGAGCGTGCGGTCCCGGTCCTTGACGGTGCGAGCCAGCTTGTCGACGTAGGCGAAGGCGCCCTGTGCCTGGGCGGCGGGAGCCTTCACGGACAGCACGGCCATGCCGTCGTCCTCCTCCCGCAGCGACAGCTGACGGGTCTCCGCGGCTTTCTCCTCTCTGTCCCGGGCGGCCACCGGGTCGGCCCGGATGACCACGCGGCGCAGCGCCGCCCGGAGGCTGCCGACCGTGCGGGCACCCGCGTCCGGCAGCCCCCGCTGCTCCACCGCCGAGGCTTGCGCGTCGGTGAGCGTGGTGACCGCCTCGGCGACGGCCTTGGCCTTCGGGTAGTCGATGCGTCCGGCGGCCAGGGCGGCCGCCGTGCGGGGCAGGCGGCGGAGAGCGAGCGCGGTGGCCAGTCGGAGCGAGGCCGCCCGCGGGCTCCAGGCCAGGGCTGCGGCGATCTCGTCGTGGACGAACTCGTGGGTTCCGTACTTCTCGTGGGTGCGGTGCTCGACGAACCGGGCCAGGGCCTGCATCTCCACTGACTCCACAAAAGCCTTCAGCCGCTGGCAGTCCCGCAGGCGGTCCAGGGTCGCACTGGCGTCCAAAGTGGACACATCGCGGCGGAGGGCGTGCAGGGTGTGTTCCGGGGACTGGGTTTTCGGCGCGTCGAGCACGGTGAGCTGCTCGGGCATGGGGCGAACCTAGCGCGGGGAGGGACGGGGAAAGGGGTGATTTCACCGTGGGCGGAAAATCTGGCCGGTTGGCAAGGGAATTTTCTTGTGTGACAACGAAAAGCCT
Proteins encoded in this region:
- a CDS encoding HNH endonuclease signature motif containing protein; translation: MPEQLTVLDAPKTQSPEHTLHALRRDVSTLDASATLDRLRDCQRLKAFVESVEMQALARFVEHRTHEKYGTHEFVHDEIAAALAWSPRAASLRLATALALRRLPRTAAALAAGRIDYPKAKAVAEAVTTLTDAQASAVEQRGLPDAGARTVGSLRAALRRVVIRADPVAARDREEKAAETRQLSLREEDDGMAVLSVKAPAAQAQGAFAYVDKLARTVKDRDRTLDQKRTDVALDLLSGKANGGAVHTEIRVTVPLTALLGEDSEPAELQGYGPVTAAMARELAMDANIKRLLTGPEGTVVGYDARRYKPPVWMTELVKARNPRRTFPGCRRKAPSTDLDHTIPFENGGPTSPDNLGPLCRHHHRLKQSEAWPWRVEQHPGGHFTWTSPTRRTYETHPEAA